The nucleotide window TCATTGGAACCCATCAGTTGGTGAACAAAAATGTGGTTTTTAAAGACCTTGGATTACTGATTGTTGATGAGGAGCAGAAATTTGGTGTTAACGTAAAAGACAAACTCAAAACCATTGCTGCGAATGTCGATACGTTGACTTTGACGGCAACACCAATTCCGAGAACCTTGCAGTTTTCGTTGATGGCGGCACGCGATTTGTCGGTAATTACAACGCCTCCGCCCAATCGTTATCCTATAGAAACGAATGTGGTCGGGTTTAATGAAGAACTGATTCGCGATGCGATTTCGTATGAAATTCAGCGGAACGGACAGGTTTTCTTCATCAATAACCGAATCGAAAATATCAAGGAAATTGCCGGAATGATTCAGCGTTTGGTGCCTAATGCACGTGTGGGAATCGGTCACGGACAAATGGACGGTGGTAAATTGGAAGAATTGATGCTCGGTTTCATGAACGGAGAATTCGATGTTTTGGTGGCAACTACAATTATTGAAAGCGGTTTGGACGTTCCTAATGCCAACACAATCTTTATCAATAATGCCAACAATTTTGGTTTGTCTGATTTACATCAAATGAGAGGCCGTGTGGGACGAAGCAACAAGAAAGCGTTCTGTTATTTCATTTGCCCACCGTATTCACACATGACCGATGATGCCAGAAAACGTATTCAGGCTTTGGAACAATTCAGTGAATTGGGAAGTGGTTTGAACATCGCGATGAAAGACCTTGAAATCCGTGGTGCCGGAGATTTATTGGGAGGAGAACAAAGCGGATTTATCAATGACATTGGTTTTGATACGTACCAAAAAATCATGAATGAGGCTATCGAGGAATTGAAGGAGAATGAGTTCAAAGATTTATACCCCGAAGAGAATAATATCGAGACCAAAGAATACGTAAAAGACTTGCAAATCGACACCGATTTTGAGTTGTTGTTTTCAGACGAATACATCAATAATGTCACGGAGCGTTTAAGTTTGTACAACGAATTGGCAGAAGTGAAAAACGAGGAAGAATTGATTGTTTTCCAAAATAAATTAATTGACCGTTTTGGTCCAATGCCTCCGAGAGCGCTTGCCTTAATGAATAGTATCCGCATCAAATGGATTGCCACCAAAATGGGTATCGAAAAACTGGTAATGAAAAAAGGCAAGATGATTGGCTATTTTGTCTCCGACCAACAATCAGATTATTACCATTCCAAACGTTTCCATAAAGTGATTCAGTTTGTGCAGACGAACAGTAATATTTGTGTTATGAAAGAAAAACAAACACCTAATGGTTTGCGATTGTTGTTGACTTTTGACAATGCCAAAACCACGAGAAGATGTTTGGAATTGATGCAGATGTTGGGTGGGGAGTAAAACGATTCAATTATGAGAAAGCTAAGCTTTATGTTACTTTGTTTATGTTTTTTTACTTCTTGTAATTTGCGTACTTCAAGTAAAATTAGGTTAGAGCAAGTTTCAGATGTAAAATTACCAGATGATTTTGAAGTCTTGAATGATGAATATCAAGATATGGGACCTGATTATTGTCTCTTTTATAAAATTAGGTTTGATAAAAAAGCTTCATCTGAATTTATTAAAAGTGTAAAAAAGTCTCGGTTTTATCTACAGGATTCAAATACGGATATTTTAGTTAATTCAAATGCAAAAATAAATACATTACCAGTTTGGTATAAATCGAATACTGGTTATGGATTTATATGTAAAAAAGGACTTACAGATTATACAATAAATTTTAATATTTCTGATTGTACTTTAAATTATCAAGAGTGTGCTGATTAAATTTCGATTGAAAATTTCCATATATGTTTCTTTATAGACTTTTGAAAATGTGAAGAATACTCGAACAGCTTTGGAAATGATACAGAAGTTGGGGGAAAACTAAAAAAAGGATTTATTGTTTTAATTCGTATATTTGATTTTTACAAATCCATTTCCAATGAAATCAAAATCAATAGACGAGTTTTATCAGGAAATATCGGGAGGCAATGATCAGGATTCAAGCGGATTATTGCCCAAAGACATTCAAAAAGAAATTGGTCATTTTAATGTTTTCAATATCAAGGAACTTTATGAAAGGTTGCAGGAAAAGTCTTTTATGCCCTATGACCGGAGAGCCTATTATAAAATAAGTTTGATCCGGGGGAAAAATAGGGTCGAGTATGCGGACCGCACAATTGATATAGAAAAACAGGCACTTTTGTTTGCTACGCCCAAAATCCCTTATAATTATCTTCCATTAGATACGCAGCAGTCAGGTCATTTTTGTGTTTTTACGGGTGAGTTTTTAACCAAAGATAAAAGCGGGATTGACTTGGATAGACTGCCTATTTTCCAAACAGATGGTTATCCTGTTTTTCAATTGACCGAAGAGGAAGCCTTTGCAATTGATTTGATTTTCAAAAAAATACATCAGGAAATCAATTCGGATTATGTGTATAAATACGATTTGATCCGGAATTATGTATCAGAACTGATTCATTTTGGGCAAAAGTTGCAACCGGTAACGGCTTTGTATTCCAAACACAATTCGGCCGCGAGAGTTTCTTCTTTGTTTCTGCAATTACTTGAAAGGCAGTTTCCTATTGAATCCCCACGGCAGCGTTTGGAGTTGAAGTCGGCCAAAGATTTCGCAACCCGTTTGTCCATTCACGTCAATCACCTCAATAAAGTTTTAAAGGAGAACACAGGCAAAACTACTACTGAATTAATCAGTGACCGATTAATCCACGAAGCCAAGATTTTATTGAAAGAAACCGATTGGAACATTTCGGAGATTGCTTTTTCGTTGGGTTTTGAAGAGTTGGCGCATTTCTCTAATTTTTTTAAAAAACAAACCGCCTTGTCGCCACTGTCTTTTCGCATTTAAAATTGTTTGATTTGAATTTTGCAAACTCTGGATTGATATTCGCAATTGTCGAACTTTACATAAGAACTAATTTTGTCCTAAAATAATTTAAAACAAAATTTGAGATGAAAAATAAAATAGTATTAGTTACCGGAGGAAGCCGTGGATTGGGAAAAAATATGGCGTTGAGTCTTGCCAAAAAAGGACTTGATGTAGTATTGACTTATAACAGTAAAAAAACAGAAGCTGAAGAAGTTGTAAATGAAATTGAAAAATTAGGACAAAAGGCGGTGGCTTTGCAATTGAATGTTGCCGATGTAAGTAGTTTTGATTCGTTTTTTCAAAATGCAAGTGCGGCTTTGAAAAGCACTTTTGGTACCGATAAAATCGATTATTTAGTTAATAATGCGGGCGTCGGGATTCACGAAAGTTTTGCCAAAACCACAGAAGAACAATTTGACAACATGGTCAATATTCATTTCAAAGGGGCTTTTTTCCTAACTCAAAAAGCGTTGGACGTAATGAATGACGGTGGGGGAATTGTAAATATTTCATCCGGATTGGTTCGTTTTTCATTTCCGGGATATGCTGCTTATGCAAGTATGAAAGGGGCTATTGAAACTTTGTCCAAATATCAGGCAAAAGAATTGGGCGAAA belongs to Flavobacterium aquiphilum and includes:
- a CDS encoding helix-turn-helix domain-containing protein, with translation MKSKSIDEFYQEISGGNDQDSSGLLPKDIQKEIGHFNVFNIKELYERLQEKSFMPYDRRAYYKISLIRGKNRVEYADRTIDIEKQALLFATPKIPYNYLPLDTQQSGHFCVFTGEFLTKDKSGIDLDRLPIFQTDGYPVFQLTEEEAFAIDLIFKKIHQEINSDYVYKYDLIRNYVSELIHFGQKLQPVTALYSKHNSAARVSSLFLQLLERQFPIESPRQRLELKSAKDFATRLSIHVNHLNKVLKENTGKTTTELISDRLIHEAKILLKETDWNISEIAFSLGFEELAHFSNFFKKQTALSPLSFRI
- a CDS encoding SDR family NAD(P)-dependent oxidoreductase — translated: MKNKIVLVTGGSRGLGKNMALSLAKKGLDVVLTYNSKKTEAEEVVNEIEKLGQKAVALQLNVADVSSFDSFFQNASAALKSTFGTDKIDYLVNNAGVGIHESFAKTTEEQFDNMVNIHFKGAFFLTQKALDVMNDGGGIVNISSGLVRFSFPGYAAYASMKGAIETLSKYQAKELGERKIRVNIVAPGAIETDFGGGAVRDNKDLNQQIASMTALGRVGLPDDIGSVVAFLCTDDSKWVNGQRIEVAGGIFL